A genomic segment from Clarias gariepinus isolate MV-2021 ecotype Netherlands chromosome 11, CGAR_prim_01v2, whole genome shotgun sequence encodes:
- the LOC128533278 gene encoding olfactory receptor 10A2-like has protein sequence MSLFNTSLLQNASFVHPEYFFIIGFSGLPFSQYYFVFLIFVYITSLCGNSLVLYIILVDKSLHVPKYMGIFNLALSEFGEANALTPYLFRTFLFNSQYISYDACLTNMFFTYFFAGGQYLSLVVMAYDRFIAICLPLRYHAIVNNSFMVVTLTAIWIINFIIVATMVGLITRLSFCKSNKINSFFCDHAPIYTIACNDNSLNYLIGSIAITVYLYVPLTAITLSYVGILLALIKITTWDGRLKAFKTCVSHLLVVAIFFIPTSITNLADAIYALPPNARIINISLSVAIPPMLNPIIYVLNTKEFRRFIIKMLKKKASVSQLQASAM, from the coding sequence ATGAGTCTATTTAACACCAGTTTACTACAAAATGCATCATTTGTGCATCCAGAGTACTTTTTTATCATTGGATTTTCTGGATTACCTTTTAGCCAGTactactttgtttttttaatttttgtctaTATTACCTCACTGTGTGGAAACTCACTTGTACTTTACATAATATTAGTTGACAAAAGTCTGCATGTTCCAAAATACATGGGGATCTTTAACTTGGCTCTTTCAGAATTTGGTGAAGCAAATGCATTGACCCCTTACCTTTTTaggacttttctttttaactccCAGTATATATCCTATGATGCTTGTTTGACCAAtatgttttttacttatttctttGCGGGTGGACAGTATTTATCTCTTGTTGTCATGGCATATGATCGCTTTATTGCCATTTGCTTACCTTTGAGATATCATGCTATTGTAAATAACTCCTTTATGGTAGTAACTTTAACAGCAATAtggataattaattttattatagttGCCACCATGGTGGGTTTAATTACACGGCTTTCATTTTGTAAATCTAATAAgataaatagctttttttgtGACCATGCACCAATTTATACAATAGCTTGTAATGACAATAGCTTGAATTACTTAATAGGAAGCATTGCTATTACAGTGTACCTCTATGTACCTTTGACTGCCATAACCTTGTCATATGTAGGCATTCTACTGGCCTTAATTAAGATTACAACTTGGGATGGTCGTCTTAAGGCATTTAAAACATGTGTGTCTCATCTCTTGGTAGtagcaatattttttattcctaCATCAATTACAAATCTTGCAGATGCAATATACGCTCTTCCTCCTAACGCTAGGATAATTAATATTTCCCTATCAGTAGCAATCCCACCAATGTTAAATCCTATCATTTATGTTTTGAACACAAAGGAATTCAGACGcttcattataaaaatgttaaaaaagaaagcatCAGTTTCCCAGTTGCAGGCTTCAGCAATGTAA